In Streptomyces thermolilacinus SPC6, a single genomic region encodes these proteins:
- a CDS encoding GNAT family N-acetyltransferase — translation MEPVTLNSRRLLLRPFAPDDAEEVRAAVQDPQIKRWIPLPDPYGIADARDFVCRYVPDAWRDDTEYTFSVRPRGQATGPLLASVSLHHPRAGTWEIGFYTVREHRGNGYATEATRTLAHWAFTTLGCTRLEWRAEVGNTASRLVAEKAGFTLEGTLRAAFARPDSRRDCWLASLLPSDLGLPSPTPYLPSARP, via the coding sequence ATGGAACCCGTCACCCTGAACTCCCGGCGACTTCTGCTGCGCCCCTTCGCCCCGGACGACGCCGAGGAGGTCCGCGCCGCCGTCCAGGACCCGCAGATCAAGCGCTGGATACCGCTGCCCGACCCGTACGGCATCGCCGACGCGCGCGACTTCGTCTGCCGGTACGTCCCCGACGCCTGGCGCGACGACACGGAGTACACCTTCTCCGTACGCCCCCGCGGCCAGGCGACCGGCCCCCTGCTGGCATCCGTCAGCCTCCACCATCCGCGCGCGGGCACCTGGGAGATCGGCTTCTACACGGTCCGCGAACACCGCGGCAACGGCTACGCCACCGAAGCCACCCGCACCCTCGCCCACTGGGCGTTCACCACCCTCGGCTGCACCCGCCTGGAGTGGCGGGCCGAAGTCGGCAACACCGCGTCCCGCCTCGTCGCCGAGAAGGCCGGCTTCACCCTGGAGGGCACCCTCCGCGCGGCGTTCGCCCGTCCCGACAGCCGCCGCGACTGCTGGCTCGCCTCCCTCCTCCCCTCCGACCTGGGCCTGCCCTCCCCCACCCCGTACCTGCCGTCCGCCAGGCCCTGA
- a CDS encoding HAD family hydrolase, protein MGKYRAHLVWDWNGTLLDDITAVIEATNAAFEEIGLPPITLERYRELYCVPIPLFYERLLGRLPSEEEWAVMDGTFHRHYWSRADACGLTDGAAELLAAAREFGRTQSLLSLAPHERLVPLVRQHGIHDWFVRVDGRTGHSTSGKAEHMVRHLRALDGVPPERIVVIGDAADDAVAAAHVGARAVLYTGGSHSRASLEAVGVPVVDTLTEAVAVAEDLVA, encoded by the coding sequence ATGGGGAAGTACCGCGCGCATCTGGTCTGGGACTGGAACGGGACTCTGCTCGACGACATCACGGCCGTCATCGAGGCGACGAACGCCGCCTTCGAGGAGATAGGCCTGCCGCCGATCACGCTCGAGCGGTACCGGGAGCTGTACTGCGTGCCGATCCCCCTGTTCTACGAGCGGCTGCTCGGCCGGCTGCCCAGCGAGGAGGAGTGGGCCGTCATGGACGGCACGTTCCACCGGCACTACTGGTCGCGTGCCGACGCGTGCGGGCTCACCGACGGGGCGGCCGAGCTGCTGGCGGCGGCGCGCGAGTTCGGGCGGACCCAGTCGCTGCTGTCGCTGGCGCCGCACGAGCGCCTGGTGCCGCTGGTGCGGCAGCACGGCATCCACGACTGGTTCGTCCGCGTCGACGGGCGTACGGGCCACTCCACGTCCGGCAAGGCCGAGCACATGGTGCGGCACCTGAGGGCCCTGGACGGCGTCCCGCCCGAGCGGATCGTCGTCATCGGGGACGCGGCGGACGACGCGGTCGCGGCGGCGCACGTCGGCGCGCGGGCGGTGCTGTACACGGGCGGTTCGCACAGCCGGGCCAGCCTGGAGGCCGTGGGCGTTCCGGTGGTGGACACGCTGACGGAAGCCGTCGCCGTCGCCGAGGACCTGGTCGCCTGA
- a CDS encoding DUF6912 family protein, whose product MRVYVPLTLPGLAQAHRTGTLGAGTLTAYAVTPGLREWYVSDDIEELEYAALSRAAAASLRLIAADPDAARRRVVVAVDVPDGAATADPDRGLDPASVGEVRVAGPVPLAKAAAVHADSSDAEADVTAAADALGAADMGDDDAQFTVDGAEDHELLWYGVQEIPNLVD is encoded by the coding sequence ATGCGCGTGTACGTTCCCCTGACCCTCCCCGGTCTCGCACAGGCGCACAGGACGGGAACCCTCGGCGCGGGCACGCTCACCGCGTACGCCGTCACGCCTGGCCTGCGCGAGTGGTACGTCTCCGACGACATCGAGGAGCTGGAGTACGCCGCGCTCAGCCGCGCAGCAGCCGCCTCGCTGCGCCTCATCGCCGCCGACCCGGACGCCGCGCGCCGCCGGGTCGTCGTCGCCGTGGACGTCCCGGACGGCGCCGCGACCGCCGACCCCGACCGGGGCCTCGACCCCGCGTCGGTCGGCGAGGTGCGGGTCGCCGGGCCCGTGCCGCTGGCCAAGGCCGCGGCCGTACACGCCGACTCGTCCGACGCCGAGGCCGATGTGACCGCCGCCGCCGACGCGCTCGGCGCGGCCGACATGGGCGACGACGACGCCCAGTTCACCGTGGACGGCGCCGAGGACCACGAGCTGCTCTGGTACGGCGTCCAGGAGATCCCGAACCTGGTGGACTGA
- the secA gene encoding preprotein translocase subunit SecA: MSVFNKLMRAGEGKILRKLHRIADQVNSIEEDFVNLSDAELRALTDEYKQRYQDGESLDDLLPEAFATVREAAKRVLGQRHYDVQLMGGAALHLGYVAEMKTGEGKTLVGTLPAYLNALSGKGVHLITVNDYLAERDSELMGRVHQFLGLSVGCILANMSPAQRRMQYNCDITYGTNNEFGFDYLRDNMAWSKDELVQRGHNFACVDEVDSILVDEARTPLIISGPADQATKWYGDFAKLVQRLKRGEPGNPLKGIEETGDYEVDEKKRTVGIHESGVAKVEDWLGIDNLYESVNTPLVGYLNNAIKAKELFKKDKDYVVIDGEVMIVDEHTGRILAGRRYNEGMHQAIEAKEGVPIKDENQTLATITLQNFFRLYDKLSGMTGTAMTEAAEFQQIYKLGVVPIPTNRPMVRKDQSDLIYRTEVAKFAAVVDDIAEKHKKGQPILVGTTSVEKSEYLSQQLSKRGIPHEVLNAKNHEREASIVAQAGRKGAVTVATNMAGRGTDIKLGGNPDDLAEAELRQRGLDPVETPDEWVAALPEALEKAELAVKAESEEVKNLGGLYVLGTERHESRRIDNQLRGRSGRQGDPGESRFYLSLGDDLMRLFKAQMVERVMAMANVPDDVPIENKMVTRAIASAQSQVEQQNFETRKNVLKYDEVLNRQREVIYGERRRVLEGEDLHEQIRHFMDDTIDAYIQAETVEGFAEEWDLERLWGAFKQLYPCKVTIEELEDAAGDRAGITAEFIAESVKDDIHEQYEAREKQLGSEIMRELERRVVLSVLDRKWREHLYEMDYLQEGIGLRAMAQKDPLVEYQREGFDMFNAMMEGIKEESVGYLFNLEVQVEQQVEEVPVEAAQERPSLQKEEAVPAGAGRPEIRAKGLDAPQRPNRLHFSAPTVDGEGGIIEGDFDNGGARSETDGMTRAERRKAQKGGRRRKK; this comes from the coding sequence GTGTCCGTCTTCAACAAGCTCATGCGTGCAGGCGAAGGCAAGATCCTGCGCAAACTGCACCGCATCGCGGACCAGGTCAACTCCATCGAAGAGGACTTCGTCAACCTCTCCGACGCCGAGTTGCGGGCCCTCACCGACGAGTACAAGCAGCGGTACCAGGACGGTGAGAGCCTCGACGACCTGCTCCCGGAGGCCTTCGCGACCGTTCGTGAGGCGGCCAAGCGCGTGCTCGGCCAGCGCCACTACGACGTGCAGCTGATGGGTGGCGCCGCGCTGCACCTCGGGTACGTGGCGGAGATGAAGACCGGTGAGGGCAAGACCCTCGTCGGTACGCTCCCGGCGTATCTGAACGCGTTGTCAGGCAAGGGCGTGCACCTGATCACGGTGAACGACTACCTGGCGGAGCGCGACTCCGAGCTGATGGGCCGGGTGCACCAGTTCCTGGGTCTGTCGGTGGGCTGCATCCTGGCGAACATGTCGCCGGCGCAGCGCCGCATGCAGTACAACTGCGACATCACGTACGGCACGAACAACGAGTTCGGCTTCGACTACCTGCGCGACAACATGGCGTGGTCGAAGGACGAGCTGGTGCAGCGCGGCCACAACTTCGCGTGTGTCGACGAGGTCGACTCGATCCTGGTGGACGAGGCCCGTACGCCGCTGATCATCTCGGGTCCGGCGGACCAGGCGACGAAGTGGTACGGCGACTTCGCGAAGCTGGTGCAGCGGCTGAAGCGCGGCGAGCCGGGCAATCCGCTGAAGGGCATCGAGGAGACCGGCGACTACGAGGTCGACGAGAAGAAGCGGACCGTCGGCATCCACGAGTCGGGTGTCGCGAAGGTCGAGGACTGGCTGGGCATCGACAACCTCTACGAGTCGGTGAACACGCCGCTCGTCGGTTACCTGAACAACGCCATCAAGGCGAAGGAACTGTTCAAGAAGGACAAGGACTACGTCGTCATCGACGGCGAAGTCATGATCGTCGACGAGCACACGGGCCGTATCCTCGCGGGCCGCCGGTACAACGAGGGCATGCACCAGGCGATCGAGGCGAAGGAAGGCGTCCCGATCAAGGACGAGAACCAGACCCTCGCCACGATCACGCTGCAGAACTTCTTCCGCCTGTACGACAAGCTGTCCGGTATGACCGGTACGGCGATGACCGAGGCCGCCGAGTTCCAGCAGATCTACAAGCTGGGCGTCGTGCCGATCCCGACGAACCGGCCGATGGTCCGCAAGGACCAGTCGGATCTGATCTACCGCACCGAGGTCGCGAAGTTCGCGGCGGTCGTGGACGACATCGCGGAGAAGCACAAGAAGGGCCAGCCGATCCTCGTCGGTACGACGTCGGTCGAGAAGTCCGAGTACCTGTCGCAGCAGCTGTCGAAGCGCGGCATCCCGCACGAGGTGCTGAACGCGAAGAACCACGAGCGTGAGGCGTCGATCGTCGCGCAGGCCGGCCGCAAGGGCGCGGTGACGGTCGCGACGAACATGGCCGGCCGCGGTACGGACATCAAGCTCGGCGGCAACCCCGACGACCTCGCCGAGGCGGAGCTGCGCCAGCGCGGCCTCGACCCGGTCGAGACGCCGGACGAGTGGGTGGCTGCCCTGCCGGAGGCCCTGGAGAAGGCCGAGCTGGCGGTGAAGGCCGAGTCCGAGGAGGTCAAGAATCTCGGCGGCCTGTACGTGCTCGGTACGGAGCGCCACGAGTCGCGGCGTATCGACAACCAGCTGCGCGGCCGTTCCGGCCGTCAGGGCGACCCGGGCGAGTCCCGCTTCTACCTGTCGCTGGGCGACGACCTGATGCGGCTGTTCAAGGCGCAGATGGTCGAGCGCGTCATGGCGATGGCGAACGTGCCGGACGACGTGCCGATCGAGAACAAGATGGTCACGCGCGCGATCGCGTCCGCCCAGTCGCAGGTCGAGCAGCAGAACTTCGAGACGCGCAAGAACGTCCTGAAGTACGACGAGGTGCTCAACCGGCAGCGTGAGGTCATCTACGGCGAGCGCCGCCGCGTCCTGGAGGGCGAGGACCTGCACGAGCAGATCCGCCACTTCATGGACGACACGATCGACGCCTACATCCAGGCGGAGACCGTCGAGGGCTTCGCGGAGGAGTGGGACCTGGAGCGGCTGTGGGGCGCGTTCAAGCAGCTCTACCCGTGCAAGGTCACCATCGAGGAGCTGGAGGACGCCGCCGGGGACCGGGCCGGTATCACGGCGGAGTTCATCGCGGAGTCCGTCAAGGACGACATCCACGAGCAGTACGAGGCGCGTGAGAAGCAGCTCGGCTCCGAGATCATGCGTGAGCTGGAGCGGCGGGTCGTGCTGTCCGTGCTGGACCGCAAGTGGCGCGAGCACCTCTACGAGATGGACTACCTCCAGGAGGGCATCGGCCTGCGCGCCATGGCGCAGAAGGACCCGCTGGTCGAGTACCAGCGCGAGGGCTTCGACATGTTCAACGCCATGATGGAGGGCATCAAGGAGGAGTCCGTCGGCTACCTGTTCAACCTGGAGGTCCAGGTCGAGCAGCAGGTCGAGGAGGTCCCGGTGGAGGCGGCGCAGGAGCGGCCGTCGCTGCAGAAGGAGGAGGCCGTGCCCGCGGGCGCCGGCCGCCCCGAGATCCGCGCCAAGGGCCTGGACGCCCCGCAGCGGCCGAACCGGCTGCACTTCTCCGCGCCGACCGTCGACGGTGAGGGCGGCATCATCGAGGGCGACTTCGACAACGGCGGCGCCCGGTCCGAGACGGACGGCATGACGCGCGCGGAGCGCCGCAAGGCCCAGAAGGGCGGCCGCCGCCGCAAGAAGTGA
- a CDS encoding winged helix-turn-helix domain-containing protein has product MTTTPPRPTHELSADEARRMALRAQGFLGAPDRRAGVRGVLRHLGAVQLDTISVLARSHELVPYARLGAVGRQTVDAAYWTGRHAFEYWSHAACVLPIEEWPHFAFRRRAYRRRPQWHHDLPDGAYDAVINQLRAQGPLTATELGGAKNGGEWWDWSASKVAVERALMFGEVVCVERRGWKRVYDLAERAVPAELLHDELDDRECLRRLVRLAGQALGVGTRADIADYHRIRGEEFDAVVADSGLVPVRVEGWDKPAWADPEALASEPRGRHRTTLLSPFDSLIWERARTERIFGFTHRLEAYVPKQKRVHGYFAMPLLAGGRLLGRVDPAREGTTLVARQLSLAGPKAVAPMAKALREAAEWVGCDSVRVERTDRPDLAPALTAALS; this is encoded by the coding sequence ATGACCACGACGCCGCCCCGACCCACGCATGAGCTCTCGGCCGACGAGGCCCGCCGCATGGCCCTGCGCGCGCAGGGATTCCTCGGCGCACCCGACCGGCGCGCCGGAGTGCGCGGCGTCCTGCGGCACCTCGGCGCGGTCCAGCTGGACACGATCTCCGTCCTGGCCCGCTCCCACGAGCTCGTGCCGTACGCCCGCCTCGGCGCCGTCGGCCGCCAGACCGTGGACGCCGCGTACTGGACGGGACGGCACGCCTTCGAGTACTGGTCGCACGCCGCGTGCGTGCTGCCCATCGAGGAGTGGCCGCACTTCGCGTTCCGCCGCCGCGCCTACCGCCGCCGCCCCCAGTGGCACCACGACCTGCCGGACGGCGCGTACGACGCGGTGATCAACCAGCTGCGCGCCCAGGGCCCCCTCACGGCGACGGAGCTGGGCGGCGCCAAGAACGGCGGCGAGTGGTGGGACTGGTCCGCCTCCAAGGTCGCCGTCGAGCGGGCGCTGATGTTCGGCGAGGTGGTATGCGTCGAGCGGCGCGGCTGGAAGCGCGTGTACGACCTGGCGGAGCGCGCCGTCCCCGCCGAGCTGCTCCACGACGAGCTGGACGACCGGGAGTGCCTGCGCCGCCTCGTACGGCTGGCCGGTCAGGCCCTGGGCGTGGGCACGCGCGCGGACATCGCCGACTACCACCGCATCAGGGGCGAGGAGTTCGACGCGGTCGTCGCCGACTCGGGGCTCGTGCCGGTGCGGGTCGAGGGCTGGGACAAGCCCGCCTGGGCGGACCCGGAGGCGCTCGCGAGCGAGCCGCGCGGACGACACCGTACGACGCTGCTGTCCCCGTTCGACTCGCTGATCTGGGAGCGGGCCCGCACGGAACGGATCTTCGGCTTCACCCACCGCCTGGAGGCGTACGTGCCGAAGCAGAAGCGCGTGCACGGCTACTTCGCGATGCCGCTGCTGGCGGGCGGCAGGCTGCTCGGCCGCGTGGACCCGGCCCGCGAGGGCACCACCCTGGTGGCCCGGCAGCTGTCCCTGGCGGGGCCCAAGGCGGTAGCCCCCATGGCGAAGGCCCTGCGGGAGGCGGCGGAATGGGTCGGCTGCGACTCCGTACGCGTCGAACGAACGGACCGCCCCGACCTGGCCCCGGCCCTCACGGCGGCACTGTCCTGA
- a CDS encoding Rv3235 family protein — protein MPETGRVARAAGRPGGRRDLRRPGGSARPGSSRPGEARPGAVRPRPPAGSTVAVRPRVLPPHVVFAERLLAVLTGERPVHWMLGHTIGEAYEQLIRLAPANPLRPAGTTRGSRPVLRRCGGAPLSESVVEAFATVTTGARVRAMAFRLERGQDRRWRCAAVDLGPA, from the coding sequence GTGCCCGAGACCGGGCGGGTGGCGCGTGCGGCGGGCCGCCCCGGTGGGCGGCGTGACCTGCGTCGGCCGGGCGGCAGCGCGCGGCCGGGCAGCAGCCGCCCCGGCGAGGCCCGCCCCGGAGCCGTACGGCCCCGCCCACCGGCCGGTTCGACGGTCGCCGTACGCCCGCGCGTCCTGCCGCCGCACGTGGTGTTCGCCGAGCGGCTGCTGGCCGTACTGACCGGGGAGCGGCCCGTGCACTGGATGCTGGGCCACACGATCGGCGAGGCGTACGAGCAGCTGATCCGCCTGGCCCCGGCCAACCCCCTGCGCCCCGCCGGCACCACCCGCGGCTCCCGCCCGGTACTGCGCCGGTGCGGTGGGGCCCCGCTGTCGGAGAGCGTGGTGGAGGCGTTCGCCACCGTGACGACGGGCGCTCGGGTACGGGCGATGGCGTTCCGCCTGGAACGGGGCCAGGACCGCAGGTGGCGCTGCGCGGCTGTGGACCTCGGCCCCGCGTAG